Proteins from a single region of Xenopus laevis strain J_2021 chromosome 9_10S, Xenopus_laevis_v10.1, whole genome shotgun sequence:
- the znf750.S gene encoding zinc finger protein 750 S homeolog (The RefSeq protein has 1 substitution compared to this genomic sequence) produces MSLVKERKPKKPHYIPRPPGKPFKFKCFQCPFTCNEKSHLFNHMKYGLCKNSITVVTDQDRITKNPKVNSIDQKQTSNEPFAKSSVPALNGFTNLESKTQHNVAREEVKDNLDLKNDAKHHLERTTVSKEVTLSLPVAISQINKPPSLDGAMRPSAFIPVGEHRLIKGTENPSIPELTSISAEPAKGVHSIKSAFHSLPTPWKSGLVSPDFSQKSSMPRYIHPMISEYPPQFYSEAGLPAVFSPYLFPQTECENPMLSVYSSPDQRPFLPHPLQSSGLPLPKPISAHFEHYRLLQQFQQNPQLHYGFYRPTEHPYLSYGLKVPSVPGLSKEHISHSMDSPACIYPSSHPSRLYPLEGFQKFFEIQKEISPVPAKNLDSKSDSDSVKMSPRAGSAATGSPGRPSPTNFTQNSQGHEGIFDLSNKSTSTSDIIGKDVTSGKAVRKSTDSQTIISRENSPSFRNNEVQSHSDSIIFTDDAVPHDNTIVPLNLSKKSEVEARDVDTVHNSNSNKECVGFMEMQDFPLNLSVKDSGSNHNTLCADERLSLPRQSTSPPIYQVIHTTDKRSPTSRGIHSLGIIENCDEQKQSAAVALCQLATSSPGVPLRGTEDEFPEKETVVPEQVHPRSPAAQETETDIGARGQKRTNSKDPGKSQSSNKKHKAVDSGRMFTLRKRPRVS; encoded by the exons ATGTCTCTTGTGAAGGAACGTAAACCCAAAAAGCCTCATTACATTCCCCGGCCTCCAGGGAAGCCATTCAAGTTCAagtgctttcagtgtccattcaCCTGCAATGAGAAATCTCATCTTTTTAATCACATGAAGTACGGCCTCTGCAAAAATTCCATAACAGTTGTCACCGACCAGGACCGAATCACTAAAAACCCAAAAGTCAACTCTATAGACCAGAAGCAAACAAGCAACGAACCCTTTGCAAAATCTTCAGTTCCTGCATTAAATGGATTTACCAATCTGGAATCCAAAACGCAACACAATGTAGCTAGGGAAGAAGTAAAAGATAACCTAGATCTTAAAAATGATGCTAAGCATCATCTAGAGAGGACAACAGTTTCCAAAGAAGTGACTCTGTCTCTACCAGTAGCCATAAGTCAAATAAACAAGCCACCAAGTCTGGATGGCGCTATGAGGCCTTCCGCTTTTATTCCAGTTGGGGAACACAGACTGATAAAGGGAACAGAGAATCCATCAATTCCTGAACTAACTTCAATATCGGCTGAACCAGCCAAAGGGGTGCACAGTATTAAATCAGCATTCCACAGTCTGCCGACTCCATGGAAATCTGGACTTGTTTCTCCTGACTTTAGCCAAAAGTCCTCAATGCCTCGTTATATCCACCCAATGATCTCAGAATACCCCCCACAATTTTATTCAGAAGCAGGACTACctgcagttttttccccatacttGTTTCCACAGACAGAGTGTGAAAATCCAATGCTCTCCGTCTACTCATCACCAGACCAAAGACCATTCCTTCCACATCCTTtacaatcttcaggattaccctTGCCGAAACCTATCAGTGCACATTTTGAGCATTATAGACTTCTACAACAGTTCCAGCAGAATCCCCAATTGCACTATGGATTTTACAGGCCCACAGAACACCCATATTTGACTTATGGCTTGAAGGTACCCTCTGTACCTGGTCTCTCCAAAGAGCATATTTCTCATTCAATGGACAGCCCAGCTTGTATCTACCCATCTTCACATCCATCTAGGTTGTATCCTCTGGAAGGCtttcaaaagttttttgaaattcaaaaggAAATATCACCAGTTCCGGCCAAGAACCTTGACTCCAAAAGTGATTCTGACAGTGTGAAAATGAGTCCAAGAGCAGGGAGTGCAGCAACTGGATCTCCTGGAAGACCCAGCCCAACCAACTTTACCCAGAACAGCCAGGGCCATGAAGGCATCTTTGATCTCTCTAACAAGTCCACTTCAACATCTGATATAATAGGAAAAGACGTCACAAGTGGCAAAGCTGTGAGGAAAAGCACAGATTCCCAGACAATTATCAGCAGAGAAAACTCTCCAAG CTTTAGGAATAATGAAGTCCAGTCCCACTCAGATAGCATCATCTTCACCGATGACGCTGTGCCTCATGACAACACAATAGTACCTCTTAACCTTTCCAAGAAATCAGAGGTCGAGGCCAGGGATGTTGATACAGTACACAACAGCAACTCCAACAAAGAGTGTGTAGGATTCATGGAGATGCAAGACTTTCCTTTAAACCTTTCGGTGAAAGATTCTGGCAGTAACCACAACACACTATGTGCAGACGAAAGACTATCATTACCAAGACAAAGCACAAGTCCCCCAATTTATCAAGTCATTCATACCACAGACAAACGATCTCCCACTTCTAGAGGCATACACTCGCTAGGCATCATTGAAAACTGTGACGAGCAAAAACAGTCGGCAGCGGTTGCCCTTTGCCAGTTAGCCACGTCCAGTCCTGGTGTACCACTAAGAGGAACAGAGGATGAATTCCCAgagaaagagacagtagttccCGAGCAGGTTCATCCAAGATCTCCAGCAGCCCAAGAAACAGAGACCGATATTGGTGCAAGGGGACAAAAGCGAACAAACTCTAAGGACCCTGGAAAATCTCAAAGctcaaataaaaaacataaagctGTAGATTCTGGAAGAATGTTTACCCTTCGAAAAAGGCCCAGGGTATCATAG